ccactcattctttaattatatgtactttatacacccactcattctttagtgatatgtactttatacacccactcattctttagtgatatgtactttatacacccactcattctttaattatatgtactttatacacctactcattctttaataatatgtactttatacacctactcattctttaataatatgtactttatacacccactcattctttaataatatgtactttatacacccactcattctttaattatatgtactttatacacccactcattctttaattatatgtactttatacacccactcattctttagtgatatgtactttatacacccactcattctttagtgatatgtactttatacacccactcattctttaattatatgtactttatacacctactcattctttaataatatgtactttatacacctactcattctttaataatatgtactttatacacccactcattctttaataatatgtactttatacacccactcattctttaattatatgtactttatacacccactcattctttaattatatgtactttatacacccactcattctttaattatatgtactttatatacccactcattctttagtgatatgtactttatacacccactcattctttagtgatatgtactttatacacccactcattctttaattatatgtactttatacacctactcattctttaataatatgtactttatacacctactcattctttaataatatgtactttatacacccactcattctttaataatatgtactttatacacctactcattctttaataatatgtactttatacacccactcattctttaattatatgtactttatacacccactcattctttaattatatgtactttatacacctactcattctttaattatatgtactttatacacccactcattctttagtgatatgtactttatacacccactcattctttagtgatatgtactttatacacccactcattctttaattatatgtactttatacacctactcattctttaataatatgtactttatacacctactcattctttaataatatgtactttatacacccactcattctttaataatatgtactttatacacccactcattctttaattatatgtactttatacacccactcattctttaattatatgtactttatacacccactcattctttagtgatatgtactttatacacccactcattctttagtGATATGTgctttatacacccactcattctttagtaatatgtactttatacacccactcattctttaattatatgtactttatacacccactcattctttaattatatgtactttatacacctactcattctttaataatatgtactttatacacctactcattctttaataatatgtactttatacacctactcattctttaataatatgtactttatacacccactcattctttaattatatgtactttatacacctactcattctttaattatatgtactttatacacccactcattctttaataatatgtactttatacacccactcattctttaataatatgtactttatacacccactcattctttaataatatgtactttatacacccactcattctttaataatatgtactttatacacccactcattctttaattatatgtactttGTATACCtactcattctttaattatatgtactttatacacctactCATTCTTCAAtcatatgtactttatacacctactcattctttaataatatgtactttatacacctactCATTCTTTAgtgatatgtactttatactcctactcattctttaattatatgtactttatacacccactcattctttagtgatatgtactttatacacccactcattctttaataatatgtactttatacacctactCATTCTTTAgtgatatgtactttatacacctactcattctttaattatatgtactttgtacacccactcattctttaataatatgtactttatacacccactcattctttagtgatatgtactttatacacccactcattctttaattatatgtactttgtacacccactcattctttaataatatgtactttatacacccactcattctttagtgatatgtactttatacacccactcattctttaataatatgtactttatacacccactcattctttagtgatatgtactttatacacccactcattctttaattatatgtactttgtacacccactcattctttaataatatgtactttatacacccactcattctttagtgatatgtactttatacacccactcattctttaattatatgtactttgtacacccactcattctttaataatatgtactttatacacccactcattctttagtgatatgtactttatacacccactcattctttaattatatgtactttgtacacccactcattctttagggatatgtactttatacacctactcattctttaattatatgtactttatatacCTACTCATTCTTTAGggatatgtactttatacacctactCATTCAACTACATACCAACTATAGATGCACTGTAGACGTAGACAGGCTCTACATATAAGTATTCATATGGTGTCATATACATAGCTATTacatttgtttcttttttctcttgactcgaatgtacatgtaagttgagTGAGGCCTCGAACATGGACGAAGCTCTATAAAATCCTTACTGTAGTAGTAGCTGTATTTCTAAATACTGTGACCTTTTATGCACGCAATTCTCTTGGTTTTTTATACAGTCTGAAGCTTCCGGAACCGATTTAGCTGGAGACATAGAGCTCAAAGTACAAGACTGTCCAGTACTAATGAGAAAAGGTAGGCAATTCTCAAACAACATAACATGCACTCCTAGTTTATGTATAAAAATTAGTACAAAAtagtttttcacttttttcgGCCTAAACTTGAAATAGAAACTAACAACTACTGTTAAAGGCGTGTGGCTAGGACAAAAGATATATCGATGTAccgtatataaatctcaatgtttgtctgtccgtgtgtccagttatagagataaagttttaggaataaaaaatctgcTGCACACTTgatttgaactcaaaatctccagttttgcagacaggcatttatccaatacactacattGTTCGGCTAGCTTTATTTTGGAATAaattatgcacatacttatcacacctgccaatctttcatAGCTGCacacttaatactacagctGATGTTATGTTTGGAGCCATACCAGAAGACAAATGTGTGCCCATACGTGAAGTAAAAAAGTGTGAACTCGCATGACCAACATGACTATTGCAGTCAGTACAGAGCTGTTTTAGGCACTGCAGtcggtacagtatgaattacacagaaataagcaaaacatcttcatttaaaagttagaatagtataCGCTGACTTGAAGTAAATTTCTAtgccaaagtttttttgttacccgtgcaacgccggacattcaccTAGTTGTACTATGCTAATTAATTGTTACAATAATTTTAGCCAAGCATTGTTTATCAGCAACATGACAAAGGCACACTCACAGAAGCAAAAGCACACtgaataataattgcaaaattgTGTACGCAATACAACACATGGTATAACCTGTACGTATGTGAAATTtatacaaaaacctttttggcCCGGTGTAGTCGTGATAAGGATTTATTGGGCAACAGCCAGTCACAGCCTTGTTAAAACAGCAAAGCAAGTCATCTAAAATTCAGAGTTGTTCACTCTTATCAACAGGAAAGAAAAGACCATTCCCAAGTTAACAACACGCTTACTGTTTCAATCAATTTTATGCCAAATACAGTGGGTCCTATTTGCTCACTTGCAGTTCAGCAGCTTTTCTGTCCTCTGCAGATTTCCAACTATTGTTCCCTGGTCACAATGTGATGTCAGGAGACTTTACCGTGGTGAGTTTGTGCCATAGAACTGTTCAGGACATGTCGGGTTGGTCAGAAGAGGTGGAGGAAGAGCGGGATACTCTCATAAGTCTTTATTCTGAGACAGCTAAGGAGCTTTGCTTCGTGCTTCGTAACAACGGATTCTGGGCAGACTTCATCGACCCCTGCTCTGGCAAACCAGTTAGTACATATCtctgtagcctgtcttgacaaactgttgttttgcggagttgtcccccgtcaaGCGGGCGaacaacacaacagcttgtcacaaaacgtactacacctgatgcatcagctgcaattatagggagttgttctcttccgtcttgcggcttggttgcgatgttatgtcggtcgctccattggtaatcataacgaatttcgcgcaaaaatttatgtggAAAAAAATAAGactacaacgtttaaccagcgaccagtctctgcggtaaactttagtagaacctgagaacttaggcaacaacagcgactaaacatgtcgttatttgtgcgctcagtcagttttatttctatttttgtatcagtcagttttatttgtaaacaaccaacagtttttggttaaacgttgtaatcttatttttttctacataatttttttgcgcgaaatcagtTATATTACCAATTGAGCGACCAACATAACATTGCAATcaagccgcatagatggaagagaacaactccctataagtgcagctgatgcatcaggtgcagaaagtcttgtgacaagctgttgtgttgctcgcccgctcgacgagGGACAAcaccgcaaaaacaacagtctgtcaagacaggctaatatCTCTGTTTAGTTTTGTTTACGCCCTGATCCGATAGCAATCCGTTCGTAATGCTCTTTACTGTCTACTTGCAGCATCTCGGACCTCACACGACTGATAGTATGTTCGAGATTGATGAACGTTATAGACATTTTGGATTTGAAATTGAGGACTTTGGTTGCTGCAAAGTAATAAAGCACCACAAATGGGGCAGCAAGTCATTTGTTGGCTGCGTATTTACCAATGCACCTGTTGATTCATCTATTCTTCTCGAATTGACAGAGTTCACCGAATCTACACTGGACTGCTAAGGCTGTTAGctaccatctctattatttgaaaagttttttgtgaagACTTAATCTTGTTTAACAAGTGCTGATTGTTGGTTTTTTAGAAACCATAACTGTTATTCAATCTATTTTGGCAAATCAGTTCTAATACAATACACAGTTGTCACAGCTTTTTTCACTCTTTGGTGATTCGACTAATTGCTATGCATGCCAACAGCCAACGTTGTTATTTATGTATGAAAAGCTGAGATGTCGTGTTTTTACTCTTCAGACGGTAGGAAAGACGTCGCTTTGCAAGAAATTAACATAAAGCGCCCAATAGCATTGCCTAAAATTTTGAGTTGTCTTCTACTTTGCATGCAGTCTTCACATGCGAGTTAACGCTCAATGTAAATATAGATTAGAATTTGCGGTAGTCTGAGGTGACGCCCCAGCTTTATTCAAAGCCAAAGTTTTCGGACCTCGTTTGATTACTGCATGAGGATTTTATTATCTATAGCCGAAGATCAGCAGTAATAATCTGGTTTGTATTTCTCATCTCTAGTAATTGTCATTCCAGCATTTCATTGAATAGATATACGTTTAGTCATTGCTCCGTGTGTGAGTACGTTGCTAATAATAGTTTtgcttgtttaatttttagtttaCGGATTGCAAGAAACGCGCCTTCATATACACTCTTTGAATTCGTTCAAAAAGATTATGCTGATACTCAGTCTTGATTTGAGTAACTGAGcattgttgttttatatttgatgTACAGCTCTAAAAGAACACATTGCAGTAAGTTAGGTAAGCGT
Above is a window of Watersipora subatra chromosome 3, tzWatSuba1.1, whole genome shotgun sequence DNA encoding:
- the LOC137391283 gene encoding cobalamin trafficking protein CblD-like, producing MAAAMVARQGRAVVRTIAEMRFTVRQMSSKSANEYHEPGDHGTKKVWPDSAVSFDPYDQLRFPLPGNSAPALFATARPPLLSISSADADVLHARSSYQNQAEVFGQHRLREAMVSEASGTDLAGDIELKVQDCPVLMRKDFQLLFPGHNVMSGDFTVVSLCHRTVQDMSGWSEEVEEERDTLISLYSETAKELCFVLRNNGFWADFIDPCSGKPHLGPHTTDSMFEIDERYRHFGFEIEDFGCCKVIKHHKWGSKSFVGCVFTNAPVDSSILLELTEFTESTLDC